The Microbacterium luteum genome includes a region encoding these proteins:
- a CDS encoding amidase, with the protein MTPPPELWRASAAEIADAVRASVVSASEIVAAHLARIHEENPLVGALTTVFDDRARDRARRIDARLARGEDPGPLAGVPFSVKENIDLTWSATTHGWRGARAAVPADDATVVARMLAAGAIPLGRGNMPDFGMRWETENDLFGRTRNPWSAAHSPGGSSGGDAVAVATGMVAVGLGNDYGGSLRVPANAVGVTGFRPTGGRLASSTAHRTEPVPLSIQQFSTAGILTRHVGDTDLVFGIVHGADGRDPFAVTRPHPRGYDGPRRAAIIRDPFGDGESDENAAALDAAAESLGRAGWELVEVHPPRLDEAVTGWRLLSTTEMQNAYEPSRWDPPLGRGAGRFLELAGGAQTHLDTVEEYAAVWARRAVVAAAWQDFVREHPVLIGAVSETRPPLADADLADAETAGSWWRRYRLSVAVNYLALPAIAVPTGRAADGLPTGVQAISGAGADHVAFAAARDIEAACGVQTPVTPR; encoded by the coding sequence ATGACCCCGCCCCCCGAGCTGTGGCGTGCATCCGCCGCCGAGATCGCGGACGCGGTGCGCGCGAGCGTGGTCTCCGCGAGCGAGATCGTGGCGGCGCACCTGGCGCGCATCCACGAGGAGAACCCGCTGGTCGGAGCTCTGACCACGGTGTTCGACGACCGCGCGCGCGATCGAGCTCGTCGTATCGACGCGCGCCTCGCTCGCGGGGAGGACCCGGGGCCGCTCGCGGGCGTGCCGTTCTCGGTGAAGGAGAACATCGACCTCACCTGGTCGGCGACCACGCACGGATGGCGCGGGGCTCGCGCGGCCGTGCCGGCGGACGACGCGACCGTCGTGGCGCGGATGCTCGCGGCCGGCGCCATCCCGCTCGGTCGCGGGAACATGCCCGACTTCGGCATGCGCTGGGAGACGGAGAACGACCTGTTCGGCCGCACCCGCAACCCGTGGTCCGCCGCGCACTCACCCGGCGGGTCGAGCGGGGGAGACGCGGTGGCGGTGGCCACGGGCATGGTCGCCGTGGGCCTCGGCAACGACTACGGCGGTTCGCTGCGCGTGCCGGCGAACGCCGTCGGGGTCACGGGCTTCCGCCCGACCGGCGGTCGGCTCGCCTCCTCGACAGCGCACCGGACCGAACCGGTGCCGCTGTCCATCCAACAGTTCTCCACCGCCGGGATCCTCACGCGGCACGTCGGCGACACCGACCTGGTGTTCGGGATCGTACACGGCGCCGACGGGCGTGATCCGTTCGCGGTCACGCGGCCGCACCCGCGGGGATACGACGGACCGCGCCGCGCGGCGATCATCCGCGACCCGTTCGGCGACGGCGAGAGCGACGAGAACGCGGCGGCCCTGGATGCGGCGGCGGAGTCGCTGGGACGAGCCGGCTGGGAACTCGTCGAGGTGCATCCGCCGCGTCTCGACGAAGCGGTGACCGGGTGGCGTCTGCTCTCGACGACCGAGATGCAGAACGCCTATGAGCCGAGCCGGTGGGATCCGCCCCTCGGGCGCGGTGCGGGGCGATTCCTGGAACTCGCGGGAGGCGCGCAGACCCACCTGGACACGGTCGAGGAATACGCCGCCGTCTGGGCGCGGCGCGCGGTGGTCGCCGCCGCCTGGCAGGATTTCGTGCGCGAGCATCCCGTGCTCATCGGCGCCGTCTCCGAGACCCGGCCGCCGCTCGCGGACGCCGACCTCGCCGACGCCGAGACCGCGGGATCTTGGTGGCGGCGGTACCGCTTGAGCGTCGCCGTCAATTACCTCGCGCTCCCGGCGATCGCGGTGCCGACGGGACGGGCCGCCGATGGGTTGCCGACCGGCGTGCAGGCGATCTCGGGTGCCGGCGCAGACCATGTCGCGTTCGCGGCGGCTCGCGACATCGAAGCGGCGTGCGGCGTGCAGACGCCCGTCACACCACGTTGA
- a CDS encoding LysE/ArgO family amino acid transporter → MIDSFLAGIALGLSLIIAIGAQNLFVLRQGLKRQHVLLVATICTLSDAVLIAVGVSGIGALLNALPGLIGVVRWVGAAFLVGYGLLALRRAFRPASDGLAAVGTASTPTPGASTTATATRTRTIVLTVLALTWLNPHVYLDTVFLLGSIATTHGDQRWVFAAGAMLGSAIWFSALAFGARLLSRWLARPRVWRVLDTAFAVIMIALGISLVLPH, encoded by the coding sequence GTGATCGACTCCTTCCTCGCTGGGATCGCCCTCGGGCTGTCGCTCATCATCGCCATCGGCGCGCAGAACCTGTTCGTGCTGCGCCAGGGGCTGAAGCGTCAGCACGTGCTTCTGGTCGCGACGATCTGCACGCTGTCGGATGCGGTGCTCATCGCCGTGGGGGTGTCGGGCATCGGAGCGCTCCTGAATGCTCTCCCGGGTCTCATCGGCGTGGTCCGGTGGGTGGGAGCGGCTTTTCTCGTCGGCTACGGGCTGCTCGCCCTGCGGCGGGCGTTCCGCCCCGCCTCGGACGGACTCGCGGCCGTCGGCACGGCATCCACCCCGACCCCCGGAGCGAGTACCACGGCCACCGCGACCCGCACGCGGACCATCGTCCTCACGGTGCTCGCGCTCACCTGGCTCAACCCGCACGTCTACCTCGACACCGTCTTCCTCCTCGGGTCCATCGCCACCACGCACGGCGACCAGCGCTGGGTCTTCGCCGCCGGCGCCATGCTCGGCAGCGCGATCTGGTTCTCCGCACTCGCCTTCGGAGCGAGGCTCCTCAGTCGCTGGCTGGCACGCCCGCGCGTTTGGCGCGTGCTCGACACGGCGTTCGCGGTCATCATGATCGCGCTGGGGATCAGCCTCGTGCTGCCCCACTGA
- a CDS encoding LysR family transcriptional regulator ArgP, with protein MVQIPLEGAETLAAIVDEGSMDAAARRLRVTPSAVSQRVKALEELVGRVLLVRAKPPRVTDAGGVVVRLARQLSLVQHEAAVELGVAAADTRVSVPIAVNADSLSTWFLAPLARVADQLPVVFDLHRDDQDHTATLLERGSVMAAVTSSAVAVAGCRAHPLGALRYLPVAAPGFADAWLGEGKAGKAGFTAAPVVNYDRRDELQNRWLRAAGVDPAAVPTHLVPASADFATAIALGLGWGMLPEAQALPLVRAGRLVVLDGPPLDVPLHWQQWNLRSHVLDRIADEVSAEATHALRRA; from the coding sequence ATGGTGCAGATTCCTCTCGAGGGAGCCGAGACGCTGGCGGCGATCGTCGACGAAGGCAGCATGGATGCCGCAGCGAGGCGTCTGCGCGTCACGCCCTCGGCGGTGAGCCAGCGGGTCAAGGCCCTCGAGGAGCTGGTCGGACGGGTGCTGCTCGTGCGGGCGAAGCCGCCGCGCGTAACGGACGCCGGCGGGGTGGTCGTGCGTCTCGCCCGGCAGCTGTCCCTGGTGCAGCACGAGGCGGCCGTCGAGCTCGGCGTGGCGGCGGCCGATACCCGCGTGAGTGTGCCGATCGCGGTCAATGCGGACTCGCTGTCGACGTGGTTCCTCGCGCCCCTCGCACGCGTGGCGGATCAGCTCCCCGTCGTGTTCGACCTGCACCGAGACGATCAGGACCACACCGCGACCCTCCTCGAGCGCGGCAGCGTCATGGCGGCCGTCACCTCGTCTGCCGTCGCGGTGGCCGGGTGCCGTGCGCATCCGCTCGGCGCGCTGCGGTATCTTCCCGTCGCCGCGCCGGGGTTCGCCGACGCCTGGTTGGGGGAGGGGAAGGCCGGCAAGGCCGGCTTCACGGCCGCGCCGGTGGTGAACTACGACCGACGGGACGAGTTGCAGAACCGATGGCTGCGCGCGGCCGGGGTCGACCCGGCGGCCGTGCCGACCCATCTCGTGCCCGCCTCGGCCGACTTCGCCACGGCCATCGCGCTCGGACTCGGCTGGGGCATGCTGCCGGAGGCGCAGGCGCTTCCCCTGGTGCGCGCGGGCCGGCTCGTCGTGCTCGACGGTCCGCCGCTGGATGTGCCGTTGCACTGGCAGCAGTGGAACCTGCGCTCGCACGTGCTCGACCGGATCGCCGACGAGGTCTCGGCGGAGGCGACGCACGCGCTGCGCCGTGCGTGA
- a CDS encoding NADP-dependent oxidoreductase: MKFRPLRPISVAREIALPDPPETMRAVVFDETGDPDVLHTATLPVPAPVISELLVRVVAAGVNPIDAKTRAGRGVSGAITALPSTLGFDFSGVVMNAPYEAHPFPPGTEVYGMVPFPRSGGTYAEYAVVPTLSVARKPSTLSHVEAAGVPLAALTAWGLVVETAHAHEGQRVLIHAGSGGVGHFAVQFAAYFGAHVTATASGPNATWLRELGASVVIDYSSTRFDEVVGDMDVVIDLVGNADGSTGTRSLSVLRPGGLYIMVPTGSWPGYAEAAAEAGVRATSYKVLPDGNALATIARLLESGAIQVYIDRVYSLDEAATAHRELERGHTRGKSVLRIGDD; the protein is encoded by the coding sequence CCGTCGTCTTCGACGAGACGGGAGATCCGGATGTGCTCCACACGGCCACTCTCCCCGTACCGGCTCCCGTCATCAGCGAACTGCTCGTGCGGGTGGTCGCCGCCGGCGTGAACCCCATCGACGCGAAGACGCGCGCGGGACGCGGCGTATCGGGCGCGATCACCGCCCTGCCGAGCACGCTCGGCTTCGACTTCAGCGGCGTCGTGATGAACGCGCCGTATGAGGCGCATCCCTTCCCGCCGGGAACCGAGGTGTACGGGATGGTGCCCTTCCCCCGATCGGGGGGCACCTACGCCGAGTACGCGGTGGTGCCGACGCTGTCGGTGGCCCGCAAGCCCAGCACGCTCTCGCACGTGGAGGCGGCCGGCGTGCCGCTCGCGGCCCTCACCGCGTGGGGCCTGGTCGTCGAGACCGCGCATGCCCACGAGGGTCAACGGGTGCTGATCCACGCCGGCAGCGGCGGGGTGGGTCACTTCGCGGTGCAGTTCGCGGCGTATTTCGGCGCGCACGTGACCGCCACCGCCTCGGGCCCCAACGCCACGTGGCTGCGCGAGCTCGGGGCCTCGGTGGTGATCGACTACTCCTCCACCCGCTTCGACGAGGTCGTCGGCGACATGGATGTCGTCATCGACCTCGTGGGCAACGCCGATGGCAGCACCGGCACCCGGTCGCTGTCGGTGCTGCGGCCCGGCGGCCTGTACATCATGGTGCCCACCGGCTCCTGGCCCGGCTACGCGGAGGCCGCCGCCGAGGCGGGCGTCCGCGCGACCTCGTACAAGGTGCTGCCTGACGGCAACGCCCTGGCGACGATCGCACGCCTCCTCGAGTCGGGTGCGATCCAGGTGTACATCGACCGCGTCTACAGCCTCGACGAGGCCGCCACCGCCCATCGCGAACTGGAGCGCGGCCACACCCGCGGAAAGAGCGTGCTGCGCATCGGCGACGACTGA
- a CDS encoding acylphosphatase has translation MKRVHVIVSGDVQGVGYRYTARGVAERIGVAGWIRNRPDGTVEAEIEGSEEQVTSMLAWMDQGPPGSHVRERVVSDAPLEGAGGFQVRRTG, from the coding sequence ATGAAGCGTGTGCACGTCATCGTCAGCGGCGACGTACAGGGGGTGGGATACCGCTACACCGCGCGCGGCGTCGCCGAGCGGATCGGCGTCGCCGGGTGGATCCGCAACCGCCCCGACGGAACGGTCGAGGCCGAGATCGAGGGCAGCGAGGAACAGGTCACCTCGATGCTGGCCTGGATGGATCAGGGGCCGCCGGGCTCCCACGTACGCGAACGGGTCGTGTCGGATGCGCCACTCGAGGGCGCCGGGGGATTCCAGGTGCGACGGACCGGGTGA